A genomic region of Solanum dulcamara chromosome 2, daSolDulc1.2, whole genome shotgun sequence contains the following coding sequences:
- the LOC129874310 gene encoding protein PLANT CADMIUM RESISTANCE 9-like, whose translation MTTNNWPTGQWTTDLFDCWDDRSLCLKTCFCPCVAIGEVIEILDQGTTSKGHACLLAYAMGSIHCGWIYGRRYRRKLREIFKLPESPYSDTLISCCCCVCGICQEYRELKNRGVDPSIGWEGNVEKWKREGVTVPPIPTSSMTR comes from the exons atgactACAAACAATTGGCCTACAGGCCAGTGGACAACAGATCTCTTTGATTGTTGGGATGATCGTTCTCTTT gttTGAAGACTTGCTTTTGTCCATGTGTTGCCATTGGAGAGGTCATTGAGATACTTGATCAAGGCACTACAT CTAAAGGACATGCTTGTCTTCTTGCTTATGCTATGGGTTCCATTCATTGTGGATGGATTTATGGGAGAAGATATCGAAGAAAAttgagagaaatatttaaattaCCAGAGAGTCCATACTCAGACACTTTaattagttgttgttgttgtgtttgtGGTATTTGTCAAGAATACAGGGAACTCAAAAATCGCGGCGTCGATCCATCCATag GGTGGGAAGGCAATGTTGAGAAATGGAAACGAGAAGGGGTAACTGTGCCACCAATTCCTACATCTTCCATGActcgttaa
- the LOC129879975 gene encoding putative late blight resistance protein homolog R1B-16 has product MADVAVKFLVENLMQLLIDNADLILGIKGEVENLLRDLNDFNAFLKQAAKSRKENEVLKEMVKKIRKVVNDAEDSIDKFVIEAKRHDDKNKFAQWFHLTHVARAKGVADEIKSIRERVKEIRENDAYGLQAIALDDNPNKGDEERKSPVVEEDDVVGFDEEAQIVIDRLIGGSDYVEVVPVVGMPGLGKTTLAYKIYKDPKVEYEFFTRIWVYVSQTFKRREIFLNIISKFTRSTNQYHDTPEDDLANEVKELLGKGGKYLIVLDDVWTMEAWDRIKIAFPNNGKRNRVLMTTRQSNVAKHCNDKPHYLKFLSKDESWELLEKKVFHKEKCPPELELPGKSIAEKCMGLPLAIVVIAGALIGKGKTTREWELVAASVGEHLINRDPENCKKLVQMSYDRLPYDLKACFLYCGAFPGGSQIPARKLIRLWVAEGFIQYQGPLTLEDVAEDHLNDLVNRNLVMVMQRSCSGQIKMCRVHDMLHEFCRHEAMMEENLFQEIKRGQERSFPEKQELATYRRLCIHSLVPEFLSTKPSCEHVRSFLCLSSKKIDMPSNEIPAIPKAFPLLRVLDAESIKFNRFSRDLFKLFHLRYIAFSTDKIKTIPADFGNLWNVQTLIVETQQGTLDIKADIWNMTRLRHVCTNASATLPSTKRPKSSKDNLANRCLQTLSTIAPECCTAEVFTRTPNLKKLGVRGKIDALLETSKDGSGSGLFSNIGKLACLENLKLVNDTRLSSKPLHLPPAYIFPQKLKKLTLVDTWFEWKDMPILGLLEYLEVLKLKENAFRGQTWEQEDGGFPRLQVLWIERADLTSWKASSGNFPRLKHLALISCEKLEELPAELADVNNLQLIELQSSSESAARSARAILKKKQEKEQEGDKTSGFKLSIFPPDLGL; this is encoded by the exons ATGGCAGATGTAGCAGTGAAGTTTTTAGTAGAAAATTTGATGCAACTATTAATTGACAACGCCGATTTGATTCTTGGAATAAAGGGAGAAGTTGAAAATCTACTCCGAGATCTCAATGATTTCAATGCTTTCCTCAAGCAAGCTGCTAAATCCCGCAAAGAAAATGAG gTTTTGAAAGAAATGGTGAAGAAAATCAGGAAAGTGGTGAATGATGCTGAGGATTCAATTGATAAATTTGTGATTGAAGCTAAGAGGCATGATGATAAAAACAAATTTGCTCAATGGTTTCATCTTACTCATGTGGCTAGAGCAAAAGGGGTGGCTGATGAGATCAAAAGTATAAGGGAAAGAGTAAAGGAAATTAGAGAGAATGACGCTTATGGCCTTCAAGCTATAGCTTTAGATGATAATCCCAACAAAGGTGATGAGGAGAGGAAG TCCCCTGTAGTCGAGGAAGACGATGTGGTAGGTTTTGATGAGGAAGCACAGATTGTAATTGATCGTCTCATCGGAGGATCAGATTATGTTGAGGTTGTGCCAGTTGTTGGTATGCCTGGTCTTGGAAAAACAACTTTGGCATATAAGATTTACAAGGATCCAAAGGTTGAGTATGAATTCTTCACTCGCATTTGGGTATATGTCTCTCAAACGTTCAAGAGAAGGGAAATATTTCTCAACATCATCAGCAAATTCACTCGAAGCACCAATCAATATCATGATACACCAGAGGACGACTTAGCAAATGAAGTGAAGGAGCTTCTTGGAAAGGGTGGGAAATATCTTATTGTTTTGGATGATGTGTGGACGATGGAAGCTTGGGATCGTATCAAAATTGCTTTCCCCAATAATGGTAAACGGAATAGAGTGTTGATGACCACGAGACAATCAAATGTGGCTAAACATTGCAATGATAAACCTCATTATCTAAagtttttgagtaaagatgaaaGTTGGGAGCTACTTGAGAAGAAGGTTTTTCACAAGGAAAAGTGTCCACCTGAGTTAGAATTGCCCGGAAAAAGTATAGCCGAAAAATGTATGGGCTTACCTCTTGCAATAGTGGTTATCGCCGGAGCTTTGATAGGCAAAGGAAAGACAACAAGGGAGTGGGAACTGGTGGCTGCCAGTGTGGGTGAGCACCTCATAAATCGAGATCCAGAGAACTGCAAGAAATTGGTTCAGATGAGTTATGACCGTTTGCCTTATGACCTAAAGGCGTGTTTTTTATACTGTGGAGCTTTTCCCGGAGGTTCTCAAATTCCAGCTAGGAAGTTGATTCGTTTATGGGTCGCGGAAGGATTCATACAATACCAAGGACCATTGACTCTAGAGGATGTAGCAGAGGACCACTTGAATGATCTTGTCAATAGGAACTTAGTGATGGTAATGCAAAGGAGTTGCAGTGGTCAAATCAAAATGTGTCGCGTTCATGACATGTTGCATGAGTTCTGTAGACATGAGGCTATGATGGAGGAGAACCTTTTTCAAGAAATCAAACGAGGGCAAGAACGATCATTTCCAGAGAAACAAGAGTTAGCCACTTATCGTCGCTTGTGTATTCATTCCTTAGTTCCTGAATTCTTATCAACAAAGCCCTCATGTGAGCATGTTAGGTCGTTCTTATGCCTTAGCTCGAAAAAAATTGACATGCCTTCAAATGAAATACCAGCCATCCCGAAAGCCTTTCCGTTGCTTAGGGTACTAGATGCTGAATCAATCAAATTCAATCGATTTTCGAGGGATTTGTTCAAATTATTTCATTTGAGGTACATTGCTTTCTCAACTGACAAGATTAAGACCATTCCTGCGGATTTTGGGAATCTTTGGAACGTACAAACACTTATCGTTGAGACGCAACAGGGTACTCTTGACATCAAAGCAGACATTTGGAATATGACAAGATTAAGGCATGTGTGCACAAACGCCTCTGCTACATTGCCTTCCACTAAGCGCCCCAAGAGCAGCAAGGACAACTTGGCGAATCGTTGCCTACAAACACTTTCAACTATAGCACCTGAATGTTGCACGGCTGAAGTTTTTACTAGAACTCCTAATCTCAAGAAACTAGGTGTTCGTGGGAAAATAGATGCACTTTTGGAAACCAGCAAGGACGGGTCTGGTTCTGGCTTGTTCAGTAACATAGGTAAGTTAGCTTGCCTTGAAAATCTTAAGTTGGTAAACGATACTCGTCTAAGTAGTAAACCACTACACCTTCCTCCAGCATACATTTTCCCTCAGAAGCTAAAAAAGCTCACTTTGGTAGATACGTGGTTTGAATGGAAAGATATGCCTATATTAGGTCTATTAGAGTACCTTGAGGTGctgaagttgaaagaaaatgCGTTTAGGGGACAGACGTGGGAGCAAGAGGACGGTGGTTTTCCTCGTCTGCAGGTCTTATGGATTGAAAGGGCGGATTTAACTTCTTGGAAGGCCTCATCAGGGAACTTTCCACGACTAAAACACCTCGCTCTTATATCATGTGAGAAACTTGAGGAGCTCCCAGCTGAATTGGCTGATGTGAATAACCTCCAGCTAATTGAGCTCCAGAGTAGCAGTGAGTCTGCAGCTAGATCTGCACGAGCGATActaaaaaagaaacaagaaaaagaacagGAGGGCGATAAAACCAGTGGATTCAAGCTTTCTATATTCCCTCCAGATCTTGGATTGTAA
- the LOC129874321 gene encoding transcription factor bHLH18-like, translating into MDDLALIFSHHNNKTSRKQLHEEDQVHEKANSLSCIISFNNNFENSLLIPKGGANNTISFSNINNNTIGTQFGGNTRRTGEQAHEHLLAERSRRRKIAKLFVSLASLLPDLNKMDKTSILEGAANLIRQLGERAKEDDHQSSIDMMMKSTLLPEVEVKSLEKELLITILLYFKNQQKGIIDEILTMIQKLQLTIKITNFIPFGSTSMHITVIAQMNEEFCETTDVIAEKLRSSIIKFKV; encoded by the exons atggatGATCTTGCTCTTATCTTTTCTCATCATAATAATAAGACATCAAGAAAACAACTTCATGAAGAAGATCAAGTTCATGAAAAGGCAAATTCTTTATCTTGCATAATTTCTTTCAacaataattttgaaaattctttGTTAATCCCAAAAGGTGGGGCAAATAATACTATAAGTTTttctaatattaataataatactatTGGTACACAATTTGGAGGAAACACTAGAAGGACGGGGGAGCAAGCACATGAACATTTGTTGGCTGAAAGAAGTAGACGAAGGAAGATAGCTAAGTTGTTCGTTTCGTTAGCTTCTCTCCTTCCTGACCTCAATAAG ATGGACAAGACGTCAATTCTTGAAGGGGCGGCCAATCTCATTAGACAACTTGGTGAAAGGGCAAAAGAAGATGATCATCAATCTTCCATAGACATGATGATGAAGAGTACTTTATTACCAGAAGTTGAAGTAAAAAGTTTAGAAAAGGAGTTGCTTATTACAATattattatacttcaaaaaccaACAAAAAGGaattattgatgaaatattaacTATGATTCAGAAGCTTCAATTAACTATCAAGATCACCAATTTCATTCCATTTGGCAGCACCTCAATGCATATCACAGTTATTGCTCAG ATGAACGAGGAGTTTTGTGAAACAACAGATGTTATTGCTGAGAAATTAAGATCGTCGATAATCAAATTTAAAGTGTGA
- the LOC129879977 gene encoding uncharacterized protein LOC129879977, translated as MEVFKRNIGTFQDDFEGDDFYDELRRQILILTAEDEEDYVQQSNDQIKNSKRVEMNSLELQQPKGIQFYWYGDKEDYNKVPKWLLDLWRKGNRDEVLNGTGVFIPHIVKSRRRNKSRRKNSERVKTYKPVASGNC; from the exons ATGGAAGTTTTCAAGAGAAATATAGGGACTTTCCAAGACGACTTCGAAGGCGACGATTTTTACGATGAGCTTAGAAgacaaatattaatattaacagcagaagatgaagaagattaTGTTCAACAATCAAATGATCAAATCAAGAATTCAAAAAGAGTAGAAATGAATTCTTTAGAGTTGCAACAACCTAAAGGAATTCAATTTTATTGGTATGGAGATAAAGAGGATTATAATAAAGTTCCAAAATGGTTATTAGATTTGTGGAGAAAAGGCAATAGAGATGAAGTGTTAAATGGGACTGGAGTTTTCATTCCACATATTGTCAAatcaagaagaagaaataaatcaA GAAGGAAGAATTCTGAAAGAGTAAAAACATACAAGCCAGTAGCATCAGGAAATTGTTAA